From the Chryseobacterium sp. G0201 genome, the window GAGTTCTACCACATAATTTCGAATTAAATCATATTTAAAAATATAATCTGAAGCGATCTCTTTTTTGATTTTGAAGAAAAGCTGTTCGATTTCATCGGCTAATTCATCATCAATTTCAAACAGAGGAATATTTCCTGGTTGAAAAATCGGCAAATCTTCAAGAGAACTTCTGGAATTATTTTTAATGAAAAAATCTTCCGTAAAAACACAGAAACTCCCCGACTGATCGGGATCTTCCGGAACCCAATGATAAGGAACTTTAGGTGTTGCAAACAGCAAAGCATTCCCTTTGATCTGAATAACTTTATCGGCATATTCTGCCCTGTTTTTCCCTCTGATAAGGCTGATTTTGTAATACTTCCTTCTGTTATAGGGCATTTCAGAAGTGATCTTTACTTTTTCAATCGTCTGCGCGATATCAAAAACATTAAAGTGACCAATATCTTTGTGGAGACCTTTAGGAAAGATACTTTCAAGGTCTTTTCCAAGCTTAGCCGTCATTTCTTTATAAAAATCTTCCAAAGAAGCGTGTGCAATCTTTTCCATGATCTATGATTTGTAAAATTCAAATATAGGAAGTTTTAAAGACTCGAGATTAGAACATTTAATTTATAGTTTTTTTCTTAATCTTCAAAATAAATTCCAACGAAAGTGATTTAATTATAATAATTTTTCATAACTTCGTTTTAACTAACTCACTAAAAATCAACCACTATGAAAAACCAAAACATTCCTAAAGGAAAAAAATTAAACAAAAAAGAACTAAGAACCATCAAAGGTGGATTGCTAGACTGCATCGATCCATGGACCGGAGGGTGCAAAAAAGTATCATTAAGCTGCGCACAATTGCAATGCAGACCAGAATTACCGTAGTTAAAATATAATATTTTCAAAAGGAATACCGCTCTGTTTTGAGCGGTATTTTTATTTGCAAAAAACGCTCCCAAAATACATTGGAAGCGTTTTTCATTTATAACTAACTTTAATATTCTCTTATTATACGTTGAATCTGAAGTGCATAATATCACCATCCTGAACAATGTATTCTTTACCTTCTACAGCCAATTTTCCGGCTTCTTTGATCTTGATTTCAGAACCGTACTGTACATAATCGTTAAATTTAATAACCTCTGCACGGATAAATCCTTTTTCGAAATCTGTGTGAATTACTCCTGCAGCTTGAGGAGCAGTCCAGCCCTGTCCGATTGTCCACGCTCGAACTTCTTTAACACCAGCAGTAAAATATGTCTGAAGTTTCAATAGGTCGTATGCTTTTCTAATCAAACGGTTTACACCCGGTTCAGTAAGTCCAAGCTCTTCAAGGAAAATTTCTCTTTCTTCAAAAGTTTCCAATTCATTGATATCTGCTTCGATCTGAGCAGCCAAAACAACAACTTCTGCATTTTCATTTTTAGCCATTTCCTCGATCTTAGCGATCCAGTCGTTTCCGTTTTTGATAGAATTTTCGTCTACGTTACAAACGTACAGTACAGGCTTGTTTGTTAAAAGCTGAACATCTTCGATAATTGATTTCGCAAAATCATCCATCGGAAATTCTCTTGCGTTTTTACCGTCTTCGATAAATTTCTCAAGATTTTGAAGTGTTTCGTATGTTAAAATATCATCTTTCTTTCCAGATTTGATGAATTTTTTTGCTTTTTCTACTGCTTTTCCAACAGTTTCAAGATCTTTCAATTGAAGCTCAATATCGATAATTTCTTTATCTCTCATTGGATCAACCGAACCTTCAACGTGAATGATATTTCCATTATCAAAACATCTTAAAACGTGAATAATTGCCTCACATTCTCGGATATTTGCTAAGAATTGGTTTCCTAATCCTTCTCCTTTGCTTGCTCCTTTTACAAGACCGGCGATATCTACGATCTCAACAACAGCAGGTAAAACTCTCTCGGGATTTACTAATTTTTCCAACTCAAACAATCTGTGATCCGGCACTGAAACAGTTCCTAAATTCGGTTCGATTGTACAGAAAGGATAGTTTGCTGATTGAGCTTTTGCGTTGCTTAAACAGTTAAAAAGAGTTGATTTACCAACATTCGGTAAGCCTACGATTCCACATTTCATATATTCTTAGCTTTTAGAAATAGTTTTCACTATTGCTTGTTAAAGGTGTGCAAAGATAGTGATTTTACAATGAGTTTCATAATAAAAAAATCTGCCAATATTTTGACAGATTTTTAATAATTTTTGTTTCACCAAATTGGCTTTTATGGGTTTTCTCCTGTAGCATTCTGAGCTAAAGGCACGTCGTTTGGCGCATTCTGTAAAGTTTTATCTAACGTAAATAAAGATTCATCAGTCGCTCGGTCACCACCGGCAATTTTTAATTTGTCAATTAAATTAGAAGCTAAAGTTTCCTCTTCGATCTGTTCCTGAACAAACCACTGCATGAAGTTCCATGTTGCCCAGTCTTTTTCTTCTAAAGACAAATCTACAAGCCTGTAGATTGAGGTTGTGTTATCAACTTCATGTCTGAAAACACCATCAAAACAATCCGTTAAAGACTCGGGATCCTTTGGTGGAGCAGGAATAGCGTCTACTTTTGGTTTTCCTCCTCTGTTCAGTACGTATTCCATAAATTTAATAGAATGGTTTCTTTCTTCCTGCGAGTGTCTATAAAGAAAGTTGGCGATTCCCTGATAGCCTTTATCATCAGCCCAAATTCCGTAAGATAAAAAAATGTGAGAAGCATGAATTTCTTTGTTCATTTGATCGCTTAATGCTTTTTCCATATTGTCGGAAAGTCTTTTAGTATTCATAATGTATATTTTTGTGTGATTAAGATTAATGATGCAAAAATGGTTCCGATAAGATTATTAATTTTAATTAAAAAACCTTAAATCAGTTTATAATAAATTGAAATTCATTGATTTAAATTAATAATTTATAGCTATTCTAAAATATAAAAGATCGATTTATTACAATTATTCCTATTTTAGAATCTTATTAACCATACAAATTATTATCATGAAAAATTTAAAAAAATTAGACAGAGACGAGCTGAAAAGTCTTTCCGGAGGTGGATTACTTGATCCTGTATGCAAACTTCTTTGCACACTGGCGGACACAGGACTTCTTAACTTGACAGAAGTTCAAATACTGCTTTGTCCGGATTTAGATTGTTTTAACCTGAGTAATTAAAAATGGAATTTGATTAATTTAAATCCATAAAAAAACCAGCTCTTCTGAACTGGTTTTTATTATTTAACTAAAGAAAATTATTTTACTTTTTTTGCCATATAGTTGCTTTCGTTTCCTAGTCTGTCGATGGCTTTGATGGCAATGGCATTTAATGTTTTACCGTCTTTATTTTTAGGAATATCTTTCGTGAGATTTTCTACCGTTAAAATCTGCGTTTCCCAAACTCCGTTGTACTGAGTGAAAAGTACCCATTGGAAAACGTCTTTTATATTTTTATTGCTCCAGCTTGCCTGTATTGAACTCCCGTTGTCATTGGTGAATAATGTTGGAGTTTGTAACGGTAAAGCCTTTATCCAAGGGCTTTGTGGAACTAATGCTTTTTCTTTGTACGGGCCGTTCTTTAAAGTTGGCAGCATGCTTGAATTTTTGGTTAAACCTGCAATACTCCAATGAACTTCACCCGCATCTTTTCCTAAAATCTGTCTTGAAAGCTCAATTTGATTTTTAATTTCTGTCGGGCGGTCTGAAGATTTTATTTCAACTGTATTCAATCCCGGCCATAAATGGCGGTTCATGGTATTTTCAGATTTCCACCAATTTAATAATGAACCGAAAGACTGACCTTTTGATTCAATAGGCCAATATAATTGTGGCGAGAAATAGTCTACCCAGCCTTTATTTAACCATAATTTGGCATCAGCATACAATTCGTCATATTGAGAAGAGCCAACGATTCCTTCGGGATATCCGGGCTTCCAAATCCCAAACGGGCTGATCCCGAATCTTACATAGTTTTTTTCAGCATGAATTTCTTTATAGATACGCTCTACAAATTTATTCACATTATCTCTTCTCCAATCTGCTCTCGATAACGTTCCTCCGCTGCTTACATAGGCATTCCAGGTAGCGTTATCAGGGAAATCTGCACCTTTATTATAAGTTGCATAAGGATAGAAATAGTCATCAAAATGTACCGCATCAATATCATATCTTTTTACAATATCTTTCACTACATTAGAAACGTGTCCTTGTGTTTTCGGATTGGCAGGATCAAACCAATACATTCCGTTTTTTAATCTTACAACAATGTCTGACAATTTATTTGCCATCGACAAGCTGTTGGGAGAGCCTCCGTTTGTATGATGTGCTCTGTAAGGGTTTAACCAAACGTGAAGCTCCAATCCTCTTTTGTGTGCTTCGTCGATCCAGAATTGTAGAGGATCGTAATTAGGATAAGGAGCTGTTCCCGTTTCGCCTGTTAGGAAATACGACCATGGCTCGATATTACTTGTATATAAAGCATCTGCAGAAGGTCTAACCTGGAAAATAACAGCATTAAAGTTATTATCTTTCAACATATCCAACATGCTGATCGCTTCCTGCTTTTGCTGATCAACCGTTAGATTATTTCTTGAAGGCCAGTTGATATTGGCAACACTTGCAATCCATGCACCACGGAACTCTCTGTTAATTGCAGGAAGATTTACTTTAAAAATTTCTTCTGTAATTGGAGTTGTAACGGGCTTTGTGTTTACTACAGGTGCATTTAGTTTTGTTGGATTAGTACTCGGCTTTGTTGTATTTTGATTTCGGACAGGTTTTACGCTTTCATTAGCAGTTTTTGCACTGCCACATGAAGCTAGAACGCCCAAAAATATTATCAATTTTAAATTATTCATTTTCATAGTCTGCAAAACTACATTAAATTATTTTTTTCTGTCATAAAGATCATTAACCAAAATAAACATTTTAACATTTAATTATAAAAAAAGCCCCGAAAAAATTCGAGGCTTTGATTTTATATAGAAAAAACTTATGAAGCTTTTCCTGATCTTTCGATTCTTCTTCTTTCTTCTTCAGAAAGTACTTTCTTTCTCATACGGATGAAGTTTGGAGTCACCTCGATCGCTTCATCACTTTGGATATATTCCATACATTCTTCAAGAGAGAACAAGATTTTTGGAGCAACTCCACCATCTTTATCTTTACCTGCAGCACGGATATTGTTTAATTGTTTTGCTTCAACAATATTGATAACCAAATCTCCTGGTTTGTTTTGCTCACCAATGATCATACCTGCATAGATCTCCTCGCCCGGATCAACATAGAACTTACCTCTATCTTGTAGTTTTGCAATAGAATATTCAGTTGCCGGACCTTGACTTTTACTTACCAAAACACCATTACTTCTTCCAGGAATAGCCCCTTTGAAAGGTTTGTATTCTGTGAAACGGTGAGCCATAATAGCTTCACCTGCAGTAGCAGTCAACATCTGAGAACGCAATCCTATCAAACCTCTTGAAGGAATTTCGAATTCCATGTGCTGCATTTCACCTTTAGTTTCCATAATGTGAAGGTCACCTTTTCTCTGAGTTGCCAAATCGATAACTCTTGAAGCAAATTCTTCAGGAACATCAACAACTAATGATTCATAAGGCTCACATTTTTCTCCGTCTATTTCTCTCAAAATAACCTGTGGCTGACCAATTGTCATTTCATACCCTTCTCTTCTCATTGTTTCAATCAAAACTGACAAGTGAAGAATACCTCTACCGAATACTAGGAAAGTGTTTGCATCACCAGTTTGTTCAACTCTTAATGCTAAGTTTTTCTCTAATTCTTTATATAATCTTTCTTTCAGGTGATTAGAAGTCACATATTTACCATCTTTCCCAAAGAAAGGTGAATTGTTGATAGAGAACGTCATGTTCAACGTTGGCTCATCAATAGAAGTTCTTGGCAATGGTTCAGGATTTTCAAGATCTACGAAAGAATCTCCGATCTGGAAAGCTTCAAAACCTACAACAGCACAGATATCTCCAGCTTTTACTTCTGTAACTTTTTTCTTACCTAATCCTTCAAAAACGTAAAGTTCTTTTACTTTTCCTTTCAATACTTTACCGTCTGCCTGAGCTAAACCAATCCACTGAGATTCTTTGATCTCACCTCTGATTACTTTTCCGATAGCAATTCTTCCTAAGAAAGAAGAAAAGTCTAGAGAAACGATCTGCATCTGTAAGTTTCCTTCTTCAACTTTCGGTTCTGGAACATATTGTAAGATACCATCTAATAATGGGAAAATATCTTCTGTTTGCTCTAATGAAGTGTTGAACCAACCTTGCTTAGATGAACCATAGAACGTTGGGAAATCCAACTGTGCTTCAGTAGCATCAAGAGCGAAGAATAGATCAAAAACTTTATCATGAACTTCCTCAGGACGACAGTTTGGTTTATCAACTTTATTGATAACTACCAATGGTCTTAATCCTAATTCTAAAGCTTTCTGAAGTACGAATCTTGTTTGTGGCATTGGTCCTTCAAAGGCATCCACCAACAAAATAACTCCATCAGCCATTTTTAAAACTCTCTCTACTTCCCCACCAAAATCGGCGTGACCGGGAGTATCGATTACGTTAATTTTAACGTCTTTATAAGTAACAGAAATATTTTTAGATAAAATGGTAATCCCTCTTTCTCTTTCAAGATCGTTATTATCCATAATTAATTCTCCACTCTCCTGGTTTTCACGGAAAATGTTTGTAGCATGAATAATCTTGTCAACCAAAGTCGTCTTCCCGTGGTCAACGTGTGCGATAATCGCAATATTTCTAATGTTTTGCATGAATGATTTTTACGGGTGCAAAAATAGTGTTTTTTAATTAAATAATTAGTAAGATTATGTATTATTTAACAATTTAATAATGAGCCATTTAATTAAAAGCTTTTATTAAAGCCCTATAATTGAAAGATTTATACATCATTTAAAAACAAAAAAATTATAATAACAGATTAAGTTTTAAATACTAATCATATTATATTTTTCAAGAAAATAAATTAATATGATCTGAATTACGACAACCAATCCAAACTTCAACAGAAAAGATTTCTTTGAAACTTTATGCCTGAAAATCAACATTCCGAGCAAAGATCCTATTGTTCCGCACAAAAATGTAATGAATAAAAGTGTATTTTCTGAGATTCTCCTTTGATGTTTAACGGCTTTCCATTTGTCTAAAGCAAAGACTGATAAAGTGATAAGGTTTACTATTAATAATAAATAAAACATTCCTACAAATCTAATATAAAAAGAATAATAAAAACAAAGTTTCTTAAATTTGTACACTAAAAACAAAATCAATGACTGTACAGGATTTGGCAGGAAATTATTCTATTGAAGGCTCCAATCAGGAAGAATCTGACCAACCTTCTTATCATGGTATATTAACTTTATCAATCGATGAAAACAACCGTATTATCGCACAATGGATTATCGGCGATCATATACAAAACGGTACAGGGTTTTATAAAGATAAGATTTTAGTCATCAACTTTAATTATGAAGGTGATGATCAGGAAATCTATAAAGGTGTTGCAGTATACCGTTGTTTAAGCAAAGATGTACTGGATGGTTTCTGGTCTGAGAAACATGGTAATCCTTTACATTTGGGGAGCGAGTATTGTGTTAGGATAAAGAATTCACAGTTTTTAAATTAGCATAAAACATTTCATATAAAAACGTCTCAATAACATCTCTTTGAAGTTACAATATTTTAGATTTCAAAATAAAAAAGCTGCCTTAATAAAAAAGCAGCTTCTCCCATTTTTATGGTCTAACAATTATTTTTTAGCTTTTACGTCTACAGCAATTTCGATGTCTTTACTGATCATCCATTCTGCAGGATCTGCTTCAGAAGTTCCGAATTTGATTCCCCAATCTGATCTGTTAACTGTAAATTTAGCCTGAACAGCAGCTGAGTTTTCTGTAACATCAACCTTTGCAGGGAAAGTTACATTCACTGTTTTTCCAGATAAAGTAAGGTTTCCACTTACAGTTTTATTAGCTCCGGCAATTGCATCTTTAGGAGCATCTTTTAAATCTACAACACTTGTGATTTTGAATTCAGAAGTAGGATTTTTTGTTACGTCAAAGAAATCAGCACTTTTTAAGTGAGTTTCCAAGTCTGCCGGTTTTTTATC encodes:
- a CDS encoding helix-turn-helix domain-containing protein; translation: MEKIAHASLEDFYKEMTAKLGKDLESIFPKGLHKDIGHFNVFDIAQTIEKVKITSEMPYNRRKYYKISLIRGKNRAEYADKVIQIKGNALLFATPKVPYHWVPEDPDQSGSFCVFTEDFFIKNNSRSSLEDLPIFQPGNIPLFEIDDELADEIEQLFFKIKKEIASDYIFKYDLIRNYVVELIHYGQKLQPATKLSTSNDASLRVVTLFIELLERQFPIESNEQRLQLKTAKDYADRLAVHVNYLNKKLKESTGKTTTEFIADRMIQEAKILLKQTKWNVSEISYALGFEEIAHFSNFFKRKTTFTPLEFRS
- a CDS encoding bacteriocin, yielding MKNQNIPKGKKLNKKELRTIKGGLLDCIDPWTGGCKKVSLSCAQLQCRPELP
- the ychF gene encoding redox-regulated ATPase YchF, which gives rise to MKCGIVGLPNVGKSTLFNCLSNAKAQSANYPFCTIEPNLGTVSVPDHRLFELEKLVNPERVLPAVVEIVDIAGLVKGASKGEGLGNQFLANIRECEAIIHVLRCFDNGNIIHVEGSVDPMRDKEIIDIELQLKDLETVGKAVEKAKKFIKSGKKDDILTYETLQNLEKFIEDGKNAREFPMDDFAKSIIEDVQLLTNKPVLYVCNVDENSIKNGNDWIAKIEEMAKNENAEVVVLAAQIEADINELETFEEREIFLEELGLTEPGVNRLIRKAYDLLKLQTYFTAGVKEVRAWTIGQGWTAPQAAGVIHTDFEKGFIRAEVIKFNDYVQYGSEIKIKEAGKLAVEGKEYIVQDGDIMHFRFNV
- a CDS encoding ferritin, producing the protein MNTKRLSDNMEKALSDQMNKEIHASHIFLSYGIWADDKGYQGIANFLYRHSQEERNHSIKFMEYVLNRGGKPKVDAIPAPPKDPESLTDCFDGVFRHEVDNTTSIYRLVDLSLEEKDWATWNFMQWFVQEQIEEETLASNLIDKLKIAGGDRATDESLFTLDKTLQNAPNDVPLAQNATGENP
- a CDS encoding bacteriocin-like protein codes for the protein MKNLKKLDRDELKSLSGGGLLDPVCKLLCTLADTGLLNLTEVQILLCPDLDCFNLSN
- a CDS encoding glycoside hydrolase family 10 protein, translating into MKMNNLKLIIFLGVLASCGSAKTANESVKPVRNQNTTKPSTNPTKLNAPVVNTKPVTTPITEEIFKVNLPAINREFRGAWIASVANINWPSRNNLTVDQQKQEAISMLDMLKDNNFNAVIFQVRPSADALYTSNIEPWSYFLTGETGTAPYPNYDPLQFWIDEAHKRGLELHVWLNPYRAHHTNGGSPNSLSMANKLSDIVVRLKNGMYWFDPANPKTQGHVSNVVKDIVKRYDIDAVHFDDYFYPYATYNKGADFPDNATWNAYVSSGGTLSRADWRRDNVNKFVERIYKEIHAEKNYVRFGISPFGIWKPGYPEGIVGSSQYDELYADAKLWLNKGWVDYFSPQLYWPIESKGQSFGSLLNWWKSENTMNRHLWPGLNTVEIKSSDRPTEIKNQIELSRQILGKDAGEVHWSIAGLTKNSSMLPTLKNGPYKEKALVPQSPWIKALPLQTPTLFTNDNGSSIQASWSNKNIKDVFQWVLFTQYNGVWETQILTVENLTKDIPKNKDGKTLNAIAIKAIDRLGNESNYMAKKVK
- the typA gene encoding translational GTPase TypA, which translates into the protein MQNIRNIAIIAHVDHGKTTLVDKIIHATNIFRENQESGELIMDNNDLERERGITILSKNISVTYKDVKINVIDTPGHADFGGEVERVLKMADGVILLVDAFEGPMPQTRFVLQKALELGLRPLVVINKVDKPNCRPEEVHDKVFDLFFALDATEAQLDFPTFYGSSKQGWFNTSLEQTEDIFPLLDGILQYVPEPKVEEGNLQMQIVSLDFSSFLGRIAIGKVIRGEIKESQWIGLAQADGKVLKGKVKELYVFEGLGKKKVTEVKAGDICAVVGFEAFQIGDSFVDLENPEPLPRTSIDEPTLNMTFSINNSPFFGKDGKYVTSNHLKERLYKELEKNLALRVEQTGDANTFLVFGRGILHLSVLIETMRREGYEMTIGQPQVILREIDGEKCEPYESLVVDVPEEFASRVIDLATQRKGDLHIMETKGEMQHMEFEIPSRGLIGLRSQMLTATAGEAIMAHRFTEYKPFKGAIPGRSNGVLVSKSQGPATEYSIAKLQDRGKFYVDPGEEIYAGMIIGEQNKPGDLVINIVEAKQLNNIRAAGKDKDGGVAPKILFSLEECMEYIQSDEAIEVTPNFIRMRKKVLSEEERRRIERSGKAS
- a CDS encoding DUF1294 domain-containing protein: MFYLLLIVNLITLSVFALDKWKAVKHQRRISENTLLFITFLCGTIGSLLGMLIFRHKVSKKSFLLKFGLVVVIQIILIYFLEKYNMISI
- a CDS encoding YceI family protein; translation: MKKLSVIALVAVGLFAASCNKEKSADTAATATEKTVAEGKGEVLAVDAATSLVNWKAFHKGGFAPRWGTINVKSGDLNVEGGQLSAGNFVIDMASIKVDPASVTEKDKKPADLETHLKSADFFDVTKNPTSEFKITSVVDLKDAPKDAIAGANKTVSGNLTLSGKTVNVTFPAKVDVTENSAAVQAKFTVNRSDWGIKFGTSEADPAEWMISKDIEIAVDVKAKK